Proteins encoded in a region of the Pseudomonas syringae KCTC 12500 genome:
- the tssH gene encoding type VI secretion system ATPase TssH — MIDVDLQQLVNALDAPTRGELEGTAERCVSRGSSKILVEDLLLALLERPDGMLARALLDAEVGADELAGFLHPPVEQSATRSPAFSAELVQWLQDALLIANLDLGQSLIDQSALILALLRNPLRYADRPYQPLLAKINIERFRDHALAEQMPEVTKPSVNQCDSLLERFTHNLTQQAREGLLDPVLCRDDCLRQMIDILSRRRKNNPIVVGEAGVGKTAVVEGLALKIVHGEVPDLLENIELLSLDMGLLQAGASIKGEFERRLKGVIDEVKSSSRPVILFIDEAHTLIGAGAQAGGSDAANLLKPALARGELRTIAATTWAEYRQYFEKDPALARRFQPVRVLEPTVEQAITILRGLAPLYERTHGVYLRDDAVVAAARLSARYITERQLPDKAIDLLDTACARARIGLVAVPERLEYLRSEMARQQRQSEAVLRDANAGLSVDDKALETLASDLSRLQSEAVALECRWADQRAVVERLLELRKQLAERAAQSAEASGCESIRALESELTQVRQTLSDTQLNDRLVSFEVCPRLIAEVVGGWTGIPVSRLAQEHSSAINSFSSELRMRIRGQEPAMLTIEKAVRASAADLNAPGAPTGVFLLVGPSGVGKTETAIVLADLLYGGERFLTTINMSEFQEKHTVSRLIGAPPGYVGYGEGGMLTDAVRCKPYSVILLDEVEKAHPDVLNLFYQIFDKGTANDGEGREIDFRNTLILMTSNLGADLIHASCHEGRRPDVKELKTRLKPILSAHFKPALLARMRVVPYYPIMGSALRELVELKLVRLGERFQSRGLTFSHSHDLVCHLLEQCTQDDSGARLIDQLLESSLTPLIADHLLGAMSRGDKVVRVHATLDSSGGVVCEFE; from the coding sequence ATGATCGATGTAGATTTGCAGCAACTCGTCAATGCCCTCGATGCGCCTACACGCGGAGAACTGGAGGGAACGGCCGAACGATGCGTTTCGAGAGGCAGCAGCAAAATTCTGGTTGAAGACCTGTTGCTTGCCCTGTTGGAAAGACCTGATGGAATGCTTGCCCGTGCGCTACTGGACGCCGAGGTTGGGGCTGACGAACTTGCAGGGTTTCTTCACCCGCCGGTCGAGCAAAGTGCTACCCGGAGCCCGGCATTTTCTGCTGAACTTGTTCAATGGCTTCAGGACGCGCTGTTGATTGCCAATCTGGATCTGGGCCAAAGCCTGATTGATCAGTCTGCGTTGATTCTTGCCTTGCTGCGTAATCCCTTGCGCTACGCCGACCGTCCATACCAGCCATTATTGGCGAAGATTAATATCGAGCGCTTTCGCGATCATGCCCTTGCCGAACAGATGCCGGAGGTAACAAAACCGTCAGTGAATCAATGTGATTCGCTGCTCGAACGCTTCACTCATAACCTGACGCAGCAGGCCAGGGAGGGGTTGCTCGATCCTGTGCTGTGCCGTGATGACTGTCTGCGTCAGATGATCGATATCCTGTCTCGTCGACGCAAGAACAATCCCATTGTGGTGGGCGAGGCGGGTGTCGGCAAGACTGCGGTTGTCGAAGGGCTGGCGCTTAAAATCGTTCACGGGGAAGTCCCCGATCTATTAGAAAACATTGAATTACTGTCTCTGGATATGGGGCTGCTCCAAGCGGGTGCCAGTATCAAGGGCGAGTTCGAGCGTCGTTTGAAGGGCGTAATTGACGAGGTCAAATCCTCATCCAGGCCGGTTATTCTTTTCATCGATGAAGCCCACACACTCATCGGCGCCGGCGCGCAGGCGGGCGGTTCGGATGCGGCCAATCTGTTGAAACCGGCGTTGGCACGCGGCGAGTTACGGACAATTGCAGCGACGACGTGGGCCGAGTACAGGCAATACTTTGAAAAGGATCCGGCGCTTGCACGCCGCTTTCAACCGGTCCGGGTGCTGGAGCCTACAGTAGAGCAGGCCATCACCATTCTGCGCGGGCTTGCTCCGCTATATGAACGTACTCATGGTGTCTATCTGCGCGATGATGCTGTAGTCGCCGCCGCCCGGCTTTCGGCGCGCTATATCACCGAGCGACAGTTGCCGGACAAGGCAATCGATCTGCTTGATACAGCTTGCGCTCGAGCACGAATCGGTCTGGTCGCCGTGCCGGAGCGTCTTGAATATCTACGAAGCGAGATGGCGCGTCAGCAGAGGCAGTCCGAGGCAGTGCTGCGTGATGCCAATGCCGGTCTGTCGGTTGATGACAAGGCATTGGAGACGCTGGCTTCCGATCTGTCACGGCTGCAGAGCGAGGCTGTAGCGCTGGAGTGTAGGTGGGCTGATCAACGGGCAGTCGTCGAGCGTCTGCTGGAATTGCGCAAACAACTGGCTGAACGAGCAGCACAGTCGGCTGAGGCGAGTGGGTGTGAGTCCATACGCGCGCTCGAGTCCGAGTTGACCCAGGTTAGACAGACCTTGAGCGATACTCAACTGAACGACCGTCTCGTGAGCTTTGAAGTATGCCCCAGGCTGATAGCTGAAGTAGTGGGTGGCTGGACCGGGATTCCTGTATCGCGTCTGGCTCAGGAGCACAGTTCGGCAATCAACAGCTTTTCCTCAGAACTGCGTATGCGCATCCGGGGTCAGGAACCGGCGATGCTGACCATTGAAAAGGCAGTCCGGGCATCGGCTGCGGATTTGAATGCACCCGGTGCCCCAACAGGCGTATTTCTTCTGGTCGGACCCAGCGGAGTGGGCAAGACGGAAACAGCCATTGTTCTGGCTGACCTGTTATATGGCGGCGAGCGTTTTCTCACAACGATCAATATGTCCGAATTTCAGGAGAAGCATACCGTTTCCCGATTGATCGGCGCTCCTCCGGGCTATGTTGGTTATGGCGAAGGGGGCATGTTGACCGATGCCGTTCGATGCAAACCGTATTCAGTCATTCTGCTCGATGAGGTGGAGAAGGCTCATCCGGATGTACTGAATCTGTTCTACCAGATTTTCGATAAAGGCACGGCCAACGACGGAGAGGGCCGGGAAATCGATTTCCGCAACACACTCATTCTGATGACCTCCAACCTAGGTGCCGATCTGATCCATGCAAGCTGCCACGAGGGCAGACGACCTGATGTCAAAGAACTGAAAACCAGGCTGAAACCGATACTGAGTGCGCATTTCAAACCGGCATTGCTGGCTAGAATGCGGGTTGTGCCTTATTACCCGATCATGGGGTCGGCGCTGCGTGAACTGGTCGAGCTAAAACTGGTTCGTCTTGGCGAGAGATTTCAATCCCGTGGCCTGACCTTCAGCCATTCGCATGATCTGGTTTGTCATCTGCTTGAACAGTGTACGCAAGACGACAGCGGCGCCCGGCTGATCGATCAGTTACTGGAGTCCAGTCTGACCCCTTTGATAGCAGACCATTTACTTGGCGCCATGAGCCGTGGTGACAAAGTCGTCAGGGTTCACGCAACACTGGACAGTTCAGGTGGTGTTGTCTGTGAGTTCGAATAA
- the tssJ gene encoding type VI secretion system lipoprotein TssJ: MISVSSCVTRVFQKVLIVLLVLISGCSALSPYSTQTRLDIRLNADDRLNPDVNGRPSPVVFKLLELRRPVTFESMDFLSLYKRTGQVLGNDLVASEEFQLRPGDSIELKLKLDDSSRYVAVLAAYRNVSETRWRQVIQIFPNQQNSAVFVLGDSGLQLADRPTRTGKSL, encoded by the coding sequence ATGATCTCGGTTAGCTCTTGTGTTACCCGAGTCTTCCAAAAGGTACTGATAGTACTCCTGGTTTTGATCTCGGGTTGCTCCGCACTATCGCCGTACTCAACGCAAACACGTCTGGATATCAGACTGAACGCGGATGATCGACTGAATCCCGATGTGAATGGCAGACCGTCTCCGGTTGTTTTCAAGCTGCTTGAACTTCGGCGTCCCGTCACGTTTGAGAGCATGGATTTTCTCTCGCTTTATAAACGTACCGGGCAGGTACTGGGAAATGATCTGGTGGCCAGTGAGGAGTTCCAACTTCGTCCCGGCGACAGTATTGAGTTGAAGCTGAAACTCGACGACAGCAGTCGTTATGTCGCGGTGCTCGCGGCTTACCGCAACGTGTCCGAGACCCGCTGGCGTCAGGTGATTCAAATCTTCCCCAACCAACAGAACAGTGCTGTTTTCGTATTGGGGGATTCCGGCCTTCAACTGGCAGACAGACCAACACGCACAGGAAAGTCGCTATGA
- the tssF gene encoding type VI secretion system baseplate subunit TssF — protein MSFNHYYQEELTALRESGRRFSERNPALAPFLGQAGQDPDVERLLEGVAFLTGRLRQKLDEDLPELTHSLMQLLWPNYLRPLPSVSMLQFDALDGSGPGFVVERATPVESEPVNDQVCHFRTCFATQVLPLKLTHLYCSSSGGGTTLKLCLAMNGDSHLGEVKFSQLRLHLAGERRVSQAIYFAMMQKLKGITLLPLDAMGEPLLNSSGKAIELMIPVEQVKPVGFAEEESLIPYPLNTFRGYRYLQEYFFFPEKFLFVDVIGFDVIHSLTDDLLKRARGLQLVFDVQGKDMQLLRPTLENIKLYCTPVVNLFKQDALPILADARQDEYLLIPAHYAHGGCGVYSVDKVVGWQPGGLGYQNYVPFESFEHDAAVDVDTNSPYYSVRHRTSLQHKGLDTFLSFGLRAGRTDETMSIEMTCTNGDLPWHIKAGGLCKPCEGTPDFLRFRNISPATKTFAPPMNGDFFWRVISNMSLNYLSLENIEALKVILETYDLPRYYDSQAEKVSKHLLGGLKSIRHQHIDCLHDGLPVRGVRTELTVEPDGFAGEGSLFLFASVLNEFFALYASLNSFHELHVKSTQGGGYEWAPRMGMQPLL, from the coding sequence GTGTCATTTAACCACTATTATCAAGAAGAACTGACGGCTCTTCGAGAGTCTGGACGTCGGTTTTCCGAACGTAATCCGGCGTTGGCTCCTTTTTTAGGGCAGGCGGGCCAGGACCCGGACGTAGAACGTTTACTCGAGGGAGTTGCTTTCCTGACGGGCCGTTTGCGTCAAAAACTGGATGAAGACTTACCTGAGCTGACCCACTCCCTCATGCAGTTGTTATGGCCCAATTACCTTCGACCTCTGCCCTCGGTGAGCATGCTTCAGTTTGACGCTCTGGACGGCTCCGGCCCGGGTTTCGTGGTGGAGCGAGCAACACCTGTAGAAAGCGAACCAGTGAATGATCAGGTGTGCCATTTCCGTACCTGCTTTGCCACTCAGGTATTACCGTTGAAACTGACTCACCTCTATTGTTCGTCAAGCGGGGGCGGGACAACGCTGAAGCTGTGTCTGGCGATGAATGGAGACAGCCATTTAGGCGAGGTAAAGTTCAGTCAGTTGCGCTTGCACCTGGCGGGTGAGCGTCGCGTCAGCCAAGCTATTTACTTCGCGATGATGCAGAAGCTCAAGGGCATCACATTATTGCCTCTTGATGCGATGGGCGAACCGTTACTGAACTCTTCAGGCAAAGCGATCGAACTGATGATTCCTGTGGAGCAAGTGAAACCTGTAGGCTTCGCTGAAGAGGAGTCGTTGATTCCTTACCCACTAAATACCTTTCGGGGCTATCGCTACCTGCAAGAGTATTTCTTTTTCCCTGAGAAGTTCCTTTTTGTCGACGTTATCGGTTTCGATGTCATTCACTCATTGACTGACGACCTGCTGAAGCGCGCGCGCGGGTTACAACTTGTTTTTGATGTGCAAGGAAAGGACATGCAACTCCTTCGTCCTACCCTCGAAAACATCAAGCTTTACTGCACGCCGGTCGTGAACCTGTTCAAACAGGATGCCTTGCCCATTCTTGCGGATGCCCGGCAGGACGAATATCTGCTCATTCCTGCGCATTACGCACACGGCGGTTGTGGTGTGTACTCGGTCGATAAGGTTGTTGGCTGGCAGCCTGGAGGGCTGGGCTATCAGAATTACGTACCCTTTGAATCGTTTGAACATGACGCTGCGGTCGATGTGGATACTAACTCGCCTTACTACAGCGTGAGGCATCGTACTTCCCTGCAACACAAGGGGCTCGATACATTTTTAAGCTTCGGTCTTCGAGCGGGGCGAACTGACGAGACAATGTCTATTGAAATGACATGCACTAACGGTGACCTTCCGTGGCACATCAAGGCAGGAGGCCTATGTAAACCATGTGAGGGGACCCCTGACTTTTTGCGTTTCAGAAATATATCGCCTGCCACAAAAACATTTGCGCCACCCATGAACGGGGATTTTTTCTGGCGTGTGATCAGCAACATGTCGCTCAACTACTTGTCGCTCGAAAATATCGAAGCGCTGAAAGTGATTCTCGAAACGTACGATTTGCCTCGGTATTACGATTCGCAGGCAGAGAAAGTCAGCAAGCATCTCCTGGGCGGGTTGAAGTCCATTCGGCACCAACATATCGACTGCCTGCATGACGGGCTGCCTGTAAGGGGAGTCAGGACGGAGTTGACCGTCGAACCTGACGGCTTTGCAGGGGAGGGCAGCTTGTTCTTGTTCGCCTCCGTCCTCAACGAATTCTTTGCGCTCTACGCGAGCCTGAATTCCTTTCACGAACTGCATGTAAAGAGCACACAAGGTGGAGGATACGAATGGGCACCGCGCATGGGTATGCAACCGCTGCTTTAG
- the tssC gene encoding type VI secretion system contractile sheath large subunit: MNTKAIPQRDASELHHGILDQIIAHTRLEPCDDAYGIAKRGVAAFIEELLKPRNNNEPVKKALVDRMITEIDVKLSRQMDEIIHHAEFQALEASWRGLQLLIDRTDFRENIKIELLSVSKQDLLDDFEGSPEVVQSGLYKHVYTAEYGQFGGNPVGAIIANYFFSPSAPDVKTMQYVSSVACMAHAPFVAAAGPDFFGLEQFTGLPDLKDLKDHFEGPQFAKWQSFRQREDARYFALTVPRFLLRSPYGPKENPVKTFAYEEDVSNDHEHYLWGNTAYAFATKLTDSFARFRWCPNIIGPLSGGAVEDLPLHHFHSMGEIETKIPTEVLVSDRREYELAEEGFIALTMRKGSDNAAFFSASSVQKPKFFGNNPEGKIAELNYKLGTQLPYMMIVNRLAHYLKVLQREQIGSWKERADLESQLNKWIRQYVADQDNPSSEVRGRRPLRTAQVIVSDVEGDPGWYRVSLNVRPHFKYMGADFTLSLVGKMDKE; the protein is encoded by the coding sequence ATGAACACAAAAGCCATACCGCAGCGCGATGCAAGTGAGCTTCACCATGGAATTCTCGATCAGATTATTGCACATACCCGATTAGAGCCTTGTGACGACGCCTATGGTATTGCCAAACGAGGGGTGGCTGCATTTATTGAAGAACTGCTGAAACCGCGTAATAACAATGAGCCAGTCAAAAAAGCGCTGGTTGATCGGATGATTACCGAGATTGACGTCAAGCTGAGTCGCCAGATGGACGAGATCATCCATCATGCAGAGTTTCAGGCGTTGGAAGCATCATGGCGCGGGCTGCAGTTACTGATTGATAGAACCGATTTCCGCGAAAATATAAAAATCGAGTTGTTAAGTGTTTCCAAGCAAGATCTTCTGGACGATTTTGAAGGCTCGCCTGAAGTGGTTCAATCGGGCCTCTACAAACATGTCTATACCGCTGAATATGGTCAGTTTGGCGGTAATCCCGTGGGCGCGATCATTGCTAATTATTTCTTCTCGCCAAGCGCTCCCGATGTCAAGACCATGCAGTACGTTTCAAGCGTTGCCTGCATGGCGCATGCACCTTTTGTTGCGGCTGCGGGCCCCGATTTCTTCGGGCTTGAGCAGTTCACCGGTCTGCCCGATCTAAAGGATCTGAAAGATCACTTCGAAGGGCCGCAGTTCGCCAAATGGCAAAGCTTTCGGCAGCGGGAAGACGCGCGTTATTTCGCACTGACAGTACCGCGTTTTCTTTTACGCAGCCCCTACGGGCCGAAGGAAAATCCGGTGAAGACGTTTGCCTATGAGGAAGACGTCTCGAACGACCACGAGCACTATCTGTGGGGCAATACGGCCTATGCATTTGCTACCAAGCTGACAGACAGCTTCGCCAGATTTCGGTGGTGCCCCAACATCATTGGCCCTTTGAGCGGAGGTGCTGTTGAAGACCTGCCTTTACACCACTTCCACAGTATGGGTGAAATCGAGACCAAGATTCCGACTGAGGTACTGGTGTCTGACCGTCGTGAATACGAGCTGGCGGAAGAGGGCTTTATCGCATTGACCATGCGCAAGGGCAGCGACAATGCGGCATTCTTTTCTGCCAGCTCAGTACAGAAGCCCAAGTTTTTTGGCAACAATCCAGAGGGGAAAATAGCCGAGCTTAATTACAAGCTAGGCACTCAACTGCCCTACATGATGATCGTCAATCGCCTCGCACATTACCTCAAGGTGCTGCAGAGAGAGCAGATAGGTTCCTGGAAAGAGCGAGCGGACCTGGAGAGTCAGCTTAACAAATGGATACGTCAGTACGTTGCGGATCAGGATAATCCGAGTTCAGAAGTACGTGGCAGACGGCCCCTGCGCACGGCACAGGTCATTGTCAGTGATGTGGAGGGTGATCCCGGCTGGTACCGGGTCAGTCTAAATGTTCGTCCTCATTTTAAGTACATGGGCGCTGACTTTACGCTGTCGCTGGTGGGCAAAATGGATAAAGAGTAG
- the tssB gene encoding type VI secretion system contractile sheath small subunit — protein sequence MAREGSVAPKERINVTFKPAVGGAQEEIELPLKLLVLSDFIQRADERKLEDRKSISIDKNNFDDVLAKQELELVLNVPDRLQAESGANDLTVSIKVSSMKDFNPASLVEQIPELKKLMELRNALMALKGPLGNMPSFRKAIEQVITDETSRKNVLDELGLDVAAQQ from the coding sequence ATGGCCAGAGAAGGCTCTGTAGCGCCCAAAGAGCGGATCAACGTGACGTTCAAGCCTGCTGTTGGTGGCGCGCAGGAAGAAATAGAGCTGCCACTTAAGTTGCTGGTTCTTAGCGATTTCATACAGCGCGCGGACGAGCGAAAGCTTGAGGACCGTAAATCAATCAGTATCGACAAGAACAATTTCGATGATGTGCTGGCGAAGCAGGAGCTTGAGCTGGTACTGAATGTACCTGACCGCTTGCAGGCTGAAAGCGGGGCTAACGATCTCACTGTCAGCATCAAGGTCTCTTCGATGAAAGACTTCAACCCTGCCAGTCTCGTCGAACAGATTCCTGAGCTTAAAAAGTTGATGGAGCTGCGCAACGCCCTCATGGCGCTCAAGGGGCCGTTGGGGAACATGCCTTCTTTTCGTAAGGCCATCGAGCAGGTCATTACGGATGAAACATCGCGTAAGAACGTGCTGGATGAGCTTGGCCTGGATGTCGCGGCGCAACAGTAA
- a CDS encoding sigma 54-interacting transcriptional regulator, translating to MSSNKVVSSFHSLHDPLGYAQTLVSRYSALSRSADSQSLQHDFVLSAAELSNCQASQLFLLDASHKRLCLAAQAIDSVIQPDQETTSLKDYRDEPLLQFCLLQNRVVSVPKISSSLYGTSFLPVQAQEWKSLLCVPLHNRERTTVGVLVCVSRHSGELEGYAESLGALGSFVISQLSVLHSSAGPVGARLHPRRCALQAERFGLIGRSAALDRTTHLLSKILNSTCTVLLTGETGTGKEIVSRAIHEHGPRRSNALVVQNCAAFPEALLESELFGYRKGAFTGADRDRLGLFDAADGGTLVLDEIGDMPLQLQAKLLRVLQEGEIRPLGGNDVRKVDVRIIAATHRHLPTLVAEGRFREDLYYRLAQFPIELPPLRHRVEDIEILARHFSGIACQNSRREPVQWSEAALSALSGYAFPGNVRELKGFVERAVLLCEDGELRSEHFPVAADSPSHPVGFSLRERIEQFERGVLLESLRDSGGNRSLAARTLGVSRRTLLYRLAHLKIGAAHGRRT from the coding sequence GTGAGTTCGAATAAGGTGGTCTCGTCCTTTCATTCGTTACACGACCCATTAGGCTATGCGCAAACATTGGTTTCGCGATACTCGGCGCTCTCCCGATCAGCCGACAGCCAGTCGTTGCAGCATGATTTTGTACTATCTGCTGCCGAGCTCAGTAACTGTCAGGCAAGCCAGTTGTTTCTGCTCGACGCGAGCCATAAGCGCCTCTGCCTTGCTGCGCAAGCCATCGACAGCGTCATTCAGCCTGACCAGGAAACGACTTCACTTAAAGACTATCGGGACGAGCCTTTACTGCAGTTCTGTCTGCTTCAGAACCGGGTTGTCAGCGTGCCGAAAATCAGCAGCAGTCTTTACGGAACCAGCTTTTTACCGGTACAGGCGCAAGAGTGGAAATCACTGCTGTGCGTTCCGCTGCACAATCGTGAGCGGACAACTGTCGGGGTGCTGGTCTGTGTGAGCAGGCATTCTGGAGAGTTGGAAGGCTACGCAGAATCCCTGGGCGCGCTAGGGTCGTTTGTGATTTCTCAATTATCCGTTCTGCATTCATCAGCCGGGCCAGTGGGCGCGAGGCTTCATCCGCGCAGGTGCGCCCTGCAGGCAGAGCGCTTTGGACTTATAGGGCGTAGCGCTGCCCTGGATCGAACCACCCATCTGCTGAGCAAGATTCTCAACAGTACCTGCACAGTGTTGCTGACCGGTGAGACCGGTACAGGCAAGGAGATAGTGTCTCGTGCCATTCACGAACACGGGCCTCGTCGCTCCAACGCGCTCGTGGTACAGAATTGCGCCGCCTTTCCAGAAGCTCTTCTGGAAAGCGAACTCTTCGGTTATCGCAAAGGCGCGTTTACCGGCGCCGATCGTGATCGGCTTGGCCTGTTCGACGCAGCTGATGGCGGTACGCTGGTACTCGACGAAATTGGCGATATGCCGCTGCAATTACAGGCAAAGCTTTTGCGGGTCTTGCAGGAGGGCGAGATTCGTCCACTGGGCGGCAACGACGTTCGTAAGGTGGATGTGCGAATCATCGCGGCGACTCATCGCCATCTACCGACATTGGTCGCCGAAGGGCGCTTTCGAGAAGACCTCTACTACCGCTTGGCGCAGTTCCCTATCGAGCTTCCTCCGCTACGTCATCGCGTGGAAGACATCGAAATACTGGCCCGGCATTTCTCCGGCATAGCTTGCCAGAATTCACGGCGAGAGCCTGTGCAGTGGTCGGAAGCCGCGTTGAGTGCGTTATCGGGTTATGCCTTCCCTGGAAACGTTCGAGAGCTGAAGGGATTCGTCGAGCGTGCAGTATTGTTATGTGAAGACGGGGAGTTGCGATCGGAACATTTTCCCGTTGCCGCCGACTCGCCAAGCCATCCGGTTGGTTTTTCTCTGCGTGAGCGCATCGAACAGTTCGAGCGTGGCGTTCTGCTTGAGAGTCTGCGCGATAGCGGCGGTAACCGGAGCCTTGCAGCACGCACGTTGGGGGTGTCGCGGCGCACGCTGCTTTATCGCCTGGCACATCTGAAGATCGGTGCTGCTCATGGACGGCGTACCTAG
- the tssE gene encoding type VI secretion system baseplate subunit TssE, translated as MMNPKGSLFQRLAGDVLQQQSFDKEEQLMMSISAHLTKMLGRRAGSVKMLPDYGLPDLNNMGLSLDDTLRHSRMIIEKMIRTYEPRLFDVHVTVEEYEGCLLRRTFSIGAALDIAGVKKSIRFSALLGGDGKISIV; from the coding sequence ATGATGAATCCAAAAGGTAGCCTCTTTCAACGCCTGGCAGGTGACGTACTGCAACAGCAGTCTTTTGACAAAGAGGAGCAGTTAATGATGTCGATATCGGCTCATCTGACCAAGATGCTGGGTAGGCGAGCCGGTAGCGTAAAGATGCTGCCTGATTATGGTTTGCCTGACTTGAACAATATGGGGCTGAGCCTTGACGATACGCTTAGGCACTCTCGCATGATCATCGAAAAGATGATTCGAACATATGAACCACGATTGTTCGATGTTCACGTGACGGTGGAAGAATACGAAGGTTGTCTGCTGAGGCGAACATTCTCGATCGGTGCGGCTCTGGACATTGCAGGTGTAAAGAAGTCCATTCGATTTTCTGCACTGCTCGGTGGCGACGGCAAAATAAGCATTGTTTGA
- the tssG gene encoding type VI secretion system baseplate subunit TssG — MGTAHGYATAALARLSQDIRRYSVYQAIPLILNTLREIHPDTDEHRVHDFLELRANPGLGFPGSDIECMELFYEQGQLHVRLDLNVMSLVGSSSPLPAFYAEQALGERDKPNVTRDFLDIFNRRLQMLMLPVWRKYRYHAMFTRGATDPFSEQLFALIGLHGQRIRETPELNWKRLLPYLGLLSLRAHSAALIESVLRYYFKHAQLFIEQCVERTVDVRSVQLNCLGVTNHQLGRAVVLGNRVPDRSGKFRVHVKELDWERFHEFLPIGPGYRPLGALVRFTLRDPLDYDVCLELRHEDIRELRIGQSNTCHLGWTTWLGREHALGLVMLNRPIH, encoded by the coding sequence ATGGGCACCGCGCATGGGTATGCAACCGCTGCTTTAGCCAGGCTGAGTCAGGACATACGGCGTTACTCTGTTTATCAGGCGATACCGCTGATTCTCAATACTTTGCGTGAAATCCATCCGGATACGGATGAGCACCGCGTTCATGATTTTCTCGAATTGCGGGCAAATCCGGGTCTTGGATTTCCTGGCAGTGATATTGAATGCATGGAGCTTTTTTACGAGCAGGGTCAGTTGCACGTACGACTTGATCTAAATGTGATGAGCCTGGTCGGTTCCAGCTCTCCATTACCCGCTTTTTATGCTGAACAAGCCTTGGGTGAGCGGGACAAGCCTAATGTGACTCGCGATTTTCTGGATATCTTTAATCGTCGATTGCAGATGTTAATGCTCCCCGTATGGCGCAAGTATCGCTATCACGCCATGTTCACCCGTGGCGCGACAGATCCGTTTTCCGAACAGCTGTTTGCACTGATCGGCCTGCACGGGCAGCGCATTCGCGAAACTCCCGAATTGAACTGGAAACGGCTGTTGCCCTATCTGGGGCTTTTGAGCCTGCGCGCTCATTCGGCTGCCTTGATCGAGTCGGTGCTTCGTTATTACTTCAAGCACGCTCAGCTGTTTATCGAGCAGTGCGTTGAGCGAACCGTCGATGTTCGCAGCGTTCAGCTTAATTGCCTTGGAGTGACCAATCATCAGTTAGGACGCGCTGTTGTGCTGGGTAATCGGGTCCCTGATCGGAGTGGCAAGTTCCGCGTCCACGTGAAAGAACTCGATTGGGAGCGGTTCCACGAATTTTTACCCATCGGCCCTGGCTACCGTCCGTTGGGCGCTCTTGTCCGATTCACATTGCGCGACCCTTTGGACTACGACGTTTGTCTTGAGCTGCGCCATGAAGACATCAGAGAACTGCGCATTGGCCAATCGAACACCTGTCACCTGGGCTGGACCACATGGCTCGGGCGCGAGCATGCCCTGGGTCTGGTCATGCTCAACAGACCGATACATTAA